In Streptomyces sp. NBC_00091, the following proteins share a genomic window:
- a CDS encoding YibE/F family protein, whose protein sequence is MGHTGHEHASHGHAAGSSHGHSHGHSHGHGPAAPVSKHLRKVIAAVLIPFAAAVFVGMAVLWPGGAPAHERTGVGFDRQTQQGKVVALAKVDCKSVNAAQVPPTGDTSTPEGREAQAAQTGECKKATIEVASGPDQGRAFFEIVQPGAPRQLEKGQEVVVAYAPDAPRDLQYSVIDLNRKFPMALLAGIFAVAVVVVGRMRGLFALVALVVSFGILTLFILPAILQGSNPLVVAVVGASAIMLIALYMCHGLTARTSVAVLGTLVSLLLIGLLGSLFIGWAFLSGNTDDNTGLIHGLYPDIDMSGLLLAGVIIGSLGVLDDVTVTQTSAVWELHQADPDMGPRALYRAAIRIGRDHIASVVNTLVLAYAGAALPLLLLFSIANSSMGTVANSELVAEEIVRTLVGSIGLVASVPVTTALAALVVSADRPGSSAGLPAGAPAAGPSRGGRGRRRRKR, encoded by the coding sequence TTGGGCCACACCGGCCACGAGCACGCGTCCCACGGGCATGCGGCCGGGTCCTCCCACGGGCATTCCCACGGCCACAGCCACGGCCACGGGCCGGCGGCCCCGGTCTCCAAGCACCTGCGCAAGGTGATCGCCGCCGTACTGATCCCCTTCGCCGCCGCCGTCTTCGTCGGCATGGCGGTGCTCTGGCCCGGCGGCGCCCCCGCGCACGAGCGGACCGGGGTGGGCTTCGACCGGCAGACCCAGCAGGGCAAGGTCGTCGCACTCGCGAAGGTCGACTGCAAATCGGTCAACGCCGCGCAGGTCCCCCCGACGGGCGACACCTCCACCCCCGAGGGCCGCGAGGCGCAGGCCGCCCAGACCGGCGAGTGCAAGAAGGCCACCATCGAGGTCGCCAGCGGCCCGGACCAGGGCCGCGCCTTCTTCGAGATCGTCCAGCCCGGCGCGCCACGGCAGCTGGAGAAGGGCCAGGAGGTGGTGGTCGCCTACGCGCCGGACGCGCCGCGGGACCTCCAGTACTCGGTGATCGACCTGAACCGGAAGTTCCCGATGGCGCTGCTCGCCGGGATCTTCGCCGTCGCGGTCGTCGTGGTGGGCCGGATGCGCGGCCTGTTCGCCCTCGTGGCGCTCGTCGTCAGCTTCGGGATCCTGACGCTCTTCATCCTCCCGGCGATCCTCCAGGGCTCGAACCCCCTGGTCGTGGCGGTCGTCGGGGCCAGCGCGATCATGCTGATCGCGCTCTACATGTGCCACGGGCTGACGGCCAGGACCTCGGTCGCCGTCCTCGGCACCCTGGTCTCGCTCCTGCTGATCGGACTGCTGGGCTCACTGTTCATCGGCTGGGCGTTCCTGAGCGGCAACACGGACGACAACACCGGGCTGATCCACGGGCTCTACCCGGACATCGACATGAGCGGTTTGCTGCTCGCAGGCGTGATCATCGGATCGCTCGGCGTGCTCGACGACGTGACCGTCACTCAGACCTCGGCCGTCTGGGAACTCCACCAGGCCGACCCGGACATGGGCCCGCGCGCCTTGTACCGGGCCGCCATCCGGATCGGCCGCGACCACATCGCGTCCGTGGTCAACACCCTCGTGCTGGCGTATGCCGGCGCCGCACTGCCTCTCCTGCTGCTGTTCTCGATCGCGAACAGCAGCATGGGTACGGTGGCCAACAGCGAGCTGGTCGCGGAGGAGATCGTACGGACCCTCGTGGGCTCCATCGGGCTGGTGGCCTCGGTGCCCGTGACCACGGCGCTGGCCGCGCTGGTGGTTTCCGCCGACCGTCCGGGGTCTTCGGCGGGCCTCCCGGCAGGGGCTCCGGCCGCGGGACCGTCCCGCGGCGGGCGGGGCCGCCGGCGGCGCAAGCGCTGA
- a CDS encoding SsgA family sporulation/cell division regulator: protein MRESVQAEVMMSFLVSEELSFRIPVELRYDARDPYAVRLTFHLPGDAPVTWAFGRELLLDGINKPCGDGDVHIAPTDPEELCDVHIRLQVGSDRALFRAGAAPLVAFLDRTDRLVPLGQERNLADFEENLDEALGKILAGSQQNERNAG from the coding sequence ATGCGCGAGTCGGTACAGGCAGAGGTCATGATGAGCTTCCTCGTTTCCGAGGAGCTCTCGTTCCGGATCCCGGTGGAACTCCGGTACGACGCTCGTGACCCCTACGCCGTACGCCTGACCTTCCACCTTCCCGGAGACGCGCCCGTGACGTGGGCGTTCGGCCGGGAGCTGCTTCTCGACGGCATCAACAAGCCGTGCGGTGACGGCGACGTGCACATCGCCCCCACCGACCCGGAGGAGCTGTGCGACGTCCACATCCGGCTCCAGGTCGGCAGCGACCGGGCCCTGTTCCGCGCGGGCGCGGCGCCGCTCGTCGCGTTCCTCGACCGGACCGACCGGCTCGTCCCGCTCGGTCAGGAACGCAACCTCGCCGACTTCGAGGAGAACCTCGACGAGGCGCTCGGCAAGATCCTCGCCGGATCGCAGCAGAACGAGCGGAACGCGGGCTAA
- a CDS encoding IclR family transcriptional regulator has protein sequence MPTLIGSVQRALRLLEAVGSHSEGAPAKQLAREAGLPLPTAYHLLRTLTHEGYLRRESGVFVLGDAAGRLAGGGLQQKRRSMILDSLAHFRDAVGAPVYFAVFREGEIELVGVSDTPANPACEEWADFRATGHAHAIGQCLLGQLDEKTRRDYYDRHPVESITPYTVRDMHALEQRIGSLERMQPVIERQEYALGTVCAAIPITAGDTAATMAISLPLHQEDRLLYVVDRLRSEVGALLSTLSFSISI, from the coding sequence GTGCCGACCCTGATCGGGTCGGTGCAGAGGGCGTTGAGGCTCCTGGAAGCAGTGGGTTCCCATAGCGAGGGAGCCCCGGCGAAACAACTGGCGCGCGAAGCCGGGCTCCCGCTCCCCACCGCGTACCACCTGCTGCGGACCCTGACGCACGAGGGATACCTGCGCCGGGAGAGCGGGGTCTTCGTCCTCGGCGACGCGGCCGGCCGGCTGGCGGGCGGCGGACTTCAGCAGAAACGTCGCAGCATGATCCTCGACTCGCTCGCGCACTTCCGCGACGCGGTCGGAGCCCCCGTCTACTTCGCGGTTTTCCGCGAGGGTGAGATCGAGCTCGTGGGTGTCTCGGACACCCCGGCCAACCCCGCCTGCGAGGAATGGGCCGACTTCCGCGCGACCGGACACGCGCACGCCATCGGGCAGTGCCTGCTCGGGCAGCTCGACGAGAAGACGCGCAGGGACTACTACGACCGCCACCCGGTCGAGAGCATCACGCCCTACACCGTGCGGGACATGCACGCGCTGGAGCAGCGGATCGGCTCCCTGGAGCGGATGCAGCCCGTGATCGAGCGACAGGAATACGCCCTGGGCACGGTGTGCGCGGCCATCCCGATCACGGCCGGGGACACCGCCGCGACCATGGCGATTTCGCTGCCCTTGCACCAGGAAGACCGGTTGCTCTATGTGGTTGATCGGCTACGGAGTGAAGTAGGCGCGCTGTTGAGCACCCTCTCGTTCTCTATCAGTATCTGA
- a CDS encoding DUF5326 family protein — MDGIRAMFAGMPWWVKWVAVPLLAFFVFGGVITSVLSTLISFAFQLLLFVALVGALVFVVKKFTGSGAKTSSSDW; from the coding sequence ATGGACGGGATCCGAGCGATGTTCGCGGGCATGCCCTGGTGGGTCAAGTGGGTCGCCGTACCGCTGCTGGCGTTCTTCGTCTTCGGCGGAGTGATCACCTCCGTGCTCAGCACGCTGATCTCGTTCGCCTTCCAGCTGCTGCTCTTCGTCGCCCTCGTCGGCGCCCTGGTCTTCGTGGTCAAGAAGTTCACCGGCAGCGGTGCGAAGACCTCCTCCAGCGACTGGTAG
- a CDS encoding cupin domain-containing protein: MKAFRLDELEAERAANDGAYLQFLRERNMSVGLYALDAGQSDPQQPHRQDEVYFVVSGRAAITVGEETTTVANGSVVYVPAGVPHKFHHITEPLKVMVVFSPPEA, encoded by the coding sequence ATGAAGGCCTTCCGGCTGGACGAGCTCGAAGCGGAGCGGGCGGCCAACGACGGCGCCTATCTGCAGTTCCTGCGTGAGCGGAACATGTCGGTCGGGCTCTACGCGCTCGACGCCGGGCAGAGCGACCCGCAGCAGCCGCACCGCCAGGACGAGGTGTACTTCGTGGTGAGCGGCCGGGCCGCCATCACGGTGGGAGAGGAGACGACGACGGTGGCGAACGGCAGCGTCGTCTACGTCCCGGCGGGGGTGCCGCACAAGTTCCACCACATCACCGAGCCGCTGAAGGTGATGGTGGTGTTCTCCCCGCCGGAGGCCTGA
- a CDS encoding phage holin family protein, with translation MTNFVVKTLANAAALAVAIWLLSGITLDDGSTTGRRALTLILVALVFGLVNFIVKPVVKLLSFPLFILTLGLFTLVVNALMLMLTSWLAEKFELSFHVDGFWTAVLGGLIISIVSWAVNLALPDKN, from the coding sequence ATGACGAATTTCGTAGTCAAGACGCTCGCCAACGCGGCGGCCCTGGCCGTCGCCATCTGGCTGCTCTCCGGCATCACGCTCGACGACGGCAGCACCACCGGCCGCCGCGCGCTGACGCTGATCCTGGTCGCTCTGGTCTTCGGCCTGGTCAACTTCATCGTCAAGCCGGTGGTGAAGCTGCTCTCGTTCCCGCTCTTCATCCTCACCCTCGGCCTGTTCACCCTCGTCGTGAACGCCCTGATGCTGATGCTGACCTCCTGGCTGGCCGAGAAGTTCGAGCTCAGCTTCCATGTGGACGGTTTCTGGACGGCCGTCCTCGGTGGCCTGATCATCTCCATCGTCTCCTGGGCCGTGAACCTGGCCCTGCCCGACAAGAACTGA
- a CDS encoding low molecular weight protein-tyrosine-phosphatase — protein MYRVCFVCTGNICRSPMAESVFRAHVVGAGLGGLVEVDSAGTGGWHEGDGADPRTVAVLEAAGYEQDHRARKFRASWFDRLDLVIALDAGHLRDLRALAPTAEAAAKVRLLRSYDPAAPAARGGVPDALDVPDPYYGPLDGFEECLELVEAASPGLLEAVRAAVKEPAP, from the coding sequence ATGTACCGCGTGTGCTTCGTCTGCACCGGCAACATATGCCGCTCCCCCATGGCCGAGTCCGTCTTCCGCGCCCATGTCGTCGGGGCCGGGCTCGGCGGACTGGTCGAGGTGGACAGCGCCGGCACCGGCGGCTGGCACGAGGGCGACGGCGCCGACCCGCGCACCGTGGCCGTACTGGAGGCCGCCGGGTACGAGCAGGACCACCGGGCCCGGAAGTTCCGGGCCTCGTGGTTCGACCGCCTCGACCTCGTCATCGCCCTCGACGCCGGCCACCTGCGCGACCTGCGCGCCCTCGCGCCCACCGCGGAGGCCGCGGCCAAGGTCCGGCTGCTGCGCTCGTACGACCCGGCGGCCCCGGCCGCACGGGGCGGCGTACCGGACGCCCTCGACGTGCCCGACCCGTACTACGGCCCGCTCGACGGGTTCGAGGAGTGCCTGGAGCTGGTCGAGGCCGCGAGCCCGGGCCTGCTGGAAGCCGTACGCGCCGCCGTGAAGGAGCCCGCCCCGTGA